Proteins encoded by one window of Cyanobium sp. NS01:
- the drmB gene encoding DUF1998 domain-containing protein yields the protein MPPSSRRKAAPPPLGEARQSQVLQLYGPGAMVDLPDYSLLIGGLDFWNARGCDLIHEERLLKLVCQATGVARIDLRTPPKEVDKLKNISGSIKALRFPEWSVAQKVSERMAFGVPCRARPLVHFRDGCIKDWRRYQDDEGEYALVPVRFVMACPHGHLSDIRWRDFCFRQFGCKNSERLYLLEAGTGNDFTQIYVQSEGGTTRKLADALVTEMSPLGLCQGYTPWLGRNTRDPEKCQTDGEPTKNRLLVRSATNAYFTETISVISLPEEANSLAKRVTELKDDLVLIEAEADVAAALKFNPRLKSGFAGVDPSLLWQAIEAQRGGGPGQVAQPKDEELALLIGPMDGVSSSAEDSLFEADVWRPPNPPAWFRTAIKRVLLVHRLREVQALVGFTRFTARTSSLGGLPIDTTKVNRRAPLANDLRWVPASENKGEGIFLEFDPATIRAWAASDPVAMRAGQFTKAFENEWLASRGLDEVQFPFPGAPYLLLHSLSHLLITEMALECGYGASSIRERIYANSEIGYGILLFTSSSGSEGTLGGLVGAGKRIVAYLEKAFERGQLCSNDPFCSEHDPNHPFDIRPTHGAACHGCELIAETSCEIRNEFLDRALVSPTVSGNPDGDPSFWGFIS from the coding sequence ATGCCCCCCTCCAGCCGCCGAAAAGCTGCACCCCCGCCCCTCGGCGAGGCTCGACAGAGCCAGGTGCTCCAGCTCTACGGACCCGGCGCGATGGTCGATCTGCCCGACTACTCCCTGCTGATCGGAGGGCTGGATTTCTGGAACGCCCGTGGTTGCGATCTGATTCATGAGGAGAGGCTGCTGAAGTTGGTGTGCCAGGCCACAGGTGTGGCCCGGATCGATCTGCGCACTCCGCCCAAGGAGGTGGACAAGCTCAAAAACATCAGCGGCTCAATCAAGGCCCTGCGCTTTCCCGAGTGGTCTGTGGCCCAGAAAGTGAGCGAGCGGATGGCCTTCGGGGTTCCCTGCCGGGCCAGGCCCCTGGTGCACTTCCGCGATGGCTGCATCAAGGACTGGCGACGCTATCAGGATGACGAGGGCGAGTACGCCCTAGTGCCGGTGCGCTTCGTGATGGCCTGCCCCCATGGCCACCTCAGCGACATCCGCTGGCGCGACTTCTGCTTTCGCCAGTTCGGCTGCAAGAACAGCGAACGTCTCTACCTGCTGGAGGCTGGCACCGGCAATGACTTCACCCAGATCTATGTCCAGTCAGAAGGCGGCACGACCCGCAAGCTCGCCGATGCCTTAGTCACGGAGATGAGCCCTCTGGGCCTCTGCCAGGGTTACACGCCCTGGCTGGGCCGCAACACCCGCGACCCCGAAAAGTGCCAGACCGATGGTGAGCCCACAAAGAATCGTCTTCTGGTGCGTTCGGCCACCAACGCCTACTTCACCGAGACGATCTCGGTGATCTCTTTGCCGGAGGAAGCGAACTCCCTGGCCAAGCGCGTGACCGAACTGAAGGATGACCTTGTCTTGATTGAAGCGGAGGCAGATGTAGCCGCAGCTCTCAAGTTCAACCCGCGCCTCAAGAGTGGATTCGCCGGCGTGGATCCATCCCTCCTCTGGCAGGCGATTGAGGCCCAGCGGGGCGGCGGCCCGGGGCAGGTCGCCCAGCCCAAGGACGAGGAGCTGGCCCTGCTGATCGGTCCGATGGATGGGGTTTCCAGTTCTGCCGAGGACAGCCTCTTCGAGGCCGATGTCTGGCGGCCCCCCAACCCACCAGCCTGGTTCCGCACAGCCATCAAGCGGGTGCTGCTCGTGCACCGTCTGCGGGAGGTACAGGCCCTGGTGGGCTTCACCCGCTTCACGGCCCGCACCAGCAGCCTGGGCGGCCTGCCGATCGATACCACCAAGGTGAACCGCCGGGCACCGCTGGCTAACGATCTGCGCTGGGTTCCGGCCAGTGAGAACAAGGGGGAAGGGATCTTCCTCGAGTTCGATCCCGCCACGATCCGCGCCTGGGCCGCCAGTGATCCGGTGGCGATGCGGGCCGGGCAGTTCACCAAGGCCTTCGAGAACGAATGGCTCGCGTCGCGTGGTCTTGACGAGGTCCAGTTCCCCTTCCCTGGAGCCCCCTACCTCCTGCTCCACAGCCTCAGCCACCTGCTGATCACCGAGATGGCTCTGGAGTGCGGCTATGGCGCCAGCTCGATTCGCGAGCGGATCTATGCCAACAGCGAGATCGGATACGGCATCTTGCTGTTCACCAGCAGCTCCGGATCGGAGGGCACCCTCGGAGGCCTGGTGGGTGCCGGTAAGAGGATCGTGGCCTATCTGGAAAAGGCCTTCGAGCGCGGCCAGCTCTGCAGCAACGATCCCTTCTGCTCCGAGCACGACCCCAACCATCCCTTCGACATCCGTCCCACCCATGGAGCGGCCTGCCATGGCTGTGAACTGATCGCCGAAACCTCGTGCGAGATCCGCAATGAGTTCCTGGATCGCGCTCTCGTGAGTCCCACTGTTTCCGGCAACCCCGACGGCGATCCCTCGTTCTGGGGGTTCATCAGCTGA